In Leptospira perdikensis, the following are encoded in one genomic region:
- a CDS encoding FAD-dependent oxidoreductase codes for MNTAFSPISIGNLTLPNRFIMGSMHLGVEGETGTAERMAAFYGKRFEGGVSLIVTGGISVNEEGKGSRTFFNIQNPEHASELKRMNELLLGKGTMCAQLFHAGRYAADRNCVAPSAVRAPINRYVPKALTEDECWKTIEDFGLAAKLAKESGFGAVEIMGSEGYLLNQFFSPVTNHRDDYFGGDAERRMNLSIEVLRAVKKQLPEGFPVIFRMSGIDLIPGNPSFEEVIRLAQVLRDEKVSALNIGIGWHESRIPTISQLVPRGAWIPIASRIKENTPGVPIIASNRVNDPITMQKVFDENRADIISMARPFLADASIVKKFQEGMSNRINTCVACNQACLDHAFQEKFVSCIVNPEAVHELEFTKSKTKDPKKVLVIGTGPAGLEAARASASLGHKVTLLEKANVLGGQFQLASNIPGKSEFKETIRYFSNELPALGVEIRLNTTATLTLLETENPDVTIFASGVKPREFSLKGLENLPSGNYTDYLTGKFKPGKRVAVIGGGGIGVDVAHRLTEEEDPTLNSYDKKYNISSFTNAVVQKEKAHRDVAVFRRNGKHGAGLGPTTFWALKQELESVGVEFYHGLTYKEVTKEGLKVELKNGEEFLYPCDSLVLCVGQEKEPSVLEEFQTKYPNKQTIVIGGAKDPRNIDAKRAFLEGLEAAHSIH; via the coding sequence ATGAATACAGCATTTTCACCTATTTCCATTGGAAACTTAACTCTCCCCAATCGTTTTATTATGGGATCCATGCACCTCGGTGTGGAAGGAGAAACCGGAACTGCCGAAAGGATGGCCGCTTTTTATGGCAAACGGTTCGAAGGTGGAGTTTCCCTCATTGTTACCGGTGGGATCAGTGTGAATGAAGAGGGAAAAGGTTCTCGGACATTTTTTAACATCCAAAATCCAGAACATGCCAGTGAATTAAAACGTATGAACGAACTGCTTCTCGGCAAAGGGACAATGTGTGCCCAACTATTTCATGCAGGTCGGTATGCTGCTGATAGAAATTGTGTGGCTCCATCCGCAGTTCGTGCACCAATCAATCGTTATGTGCCAAAAGCTCTTACGGAAGATGAATGTTGGAAAACCATCGAAGACTTCGGACTGGCTGCAAAACTCGCAAAAGAATCTGGGTTTGGAGCTGTAGAAATTATGGGGAGTGAAGGTTATCTTTTAAATCAATTTTTCTCTCCTGTGACAAACCATAGAGATGATTATTTTGGTGGGGATGCAGAACGGAGGATGAACTTATCCATTGAGGTGCTTCGAGCCGTTAAAAAACAACTTCCCGAAGGTTTTCCTGTGATCTTTCGTATGTCAGGAATTGATCTGATCCCAGGAAACCCAAGTTTTGAAGAAGTGATTCGATTAGCACAAGTTTTGCGAGATGAAAAAGTATCGGCTTTAAATATTGGGATTGGTTGGCATGAATCAAGAATCCCGACTATTAGCCAATTAGTTCCCAGAGGGGCCTGGATCCCTATTGCCAGTCGTATCAAAGAGAACACACCAGGTGTTCCGATCATTGCTTCTAACCGAGTGAACGATCCTATCACGATGCAAAAAGTTTTTGATGAAAACAGAGCCGATATCATTTCAATGGCAAGGCCATTCCTTGCAGACGCATCCATTGTCAAAAAATTCCAAGAGGGAATGTCGAACCGAATCAACACTTGTGTGGCTTGTAACCAAGCTTGTCTTGATCATGCCTTCCAAGAAAAGTTTGTATCTTGTATTGTGAATCCAGAAGCGGTACATGAATTGGAATTTACAAAATCAAAAACAAAGGATCCAAAAAAAGTTCTCGTGATTGGAACGGGACCTGCGGGACTTGAAGCCGCGCGTGCGAGTGCGAGCCTTGGGCATAAAGTCACTCTGTTGGAAAAAGCAAATGTACTTGGTGGCCAATTCCAATTGGCATCCAACATCCCAGGTAAGTCAGAGTTTAAAGAAACCATTCGTTATTTTTCCAACGAACTTCCGGCCCTTGGTGTTGAGATCCGTTTGAATACCACGGCAACCTTAACATTGTTAGAAACAGAAAATCCAGATGTTACCATTTTTGCAAGCGGTGTGAAACCGCGTGAGTTTTCATTAAAAGGGCTAGAAAATCTTCCTTCGGGAAATTATACTGATTATCTCACAGGAAAATTCAAACCTGGAAAACGAGTGGCAGTGATTGGGGGAGGAGGGATTGGTGTGGACGTAGCACATAGATTGACGGAAGAAGAAGATCCTACTTTAAACTCCTATGATAAAAAATACAATATCAGTTCCTTTACCAATGCTGTGGTTCAAAAAGAAAAAGCACACCGAGATGTTGCCGTGTTTCGTAGGAATGGAAAACATGGAGCGGGTCTTGGGCCTACAACGTTTTGGGCACTCAAACAAGAGTTAGAGTCTGTGGGAGTTGAGTTCTATCATGGACTTACTTACAAAGAAGTAACAAAAGAGGGATTAAAAGTAGAACTAAAAAACGGAGAAGAATTTTTGTATCCTTGTGATTCTCTTGTTTTGTGTGTTGGTCAGGAAAAGGAACCTTCCGTTCTAGAAGAATTCCAAACCAAATACCCAAACAAACAAACCATCGTGATTGGTGGGGCGAAAGATCCAAGGAATATTGATGCCAAAAGAGCATTTTTAGAAGGTTTAGAAGCAGCACATAGCATTCATTAG